The following coding sequences lie in one Chanos chanos chromosome 4, fChaCha1.1, whole genome shotgun sequence genomic window:
- the si:ch1073-126c3.2 gene encoding uncharacterized protein si:ch1073-126c3.2 has protein sequence MMAGTISTAVIWLCVAFVFFTSEIQGSTNDTCSSAGWSFEQLSAKLKGAEECLEVLAGQWADNQTASILDSLRRLTDILQKQQKTVCKDAPPAECPAPVAQSKGGLVCVSTEEKRYCKPMCNEGYDFSFLRRSRIYEECSRANKHKWTTHYVGGNKLAVCNKSNVQISGAASAYFPKDQDCLRTKSDIQLETQVIETFLQELRESGMTGPYSHACLICG, from the exons ATGATGGCTGGGACGATTAGCACAGCTGTGATATGGCTGTGTGTGGCCTTTG taTTCTTCACCTCTGAGATCCAAGGATCAACAAATGATACCTGTTCTTCTGCGGGCTGGTCTTTCGAACAACTCTCTGCTAAGCTAAAG GGCGCAGAAGAATGCTTGGAGGTACTGGCTGGGCAGTGGGCAGATAATCAGACAGCATCCATACTGGATTCTCTGCGAagactgactgacattttacagaaacagcaaaaaacag TGTGTAAGGATGCACCGCCAGCAGAATGCCCTGCTCCTGTGGCGCAAAGCAAAGGCGGACTGGTGTGTGTCTCCACAGAGGAGAAGCGCTACTGCAAACCCATGTGCAATGAG GGATACGATTTCTCTTTCCTGAGGCGATCTCGAATCTATGAGGAGTGCAGCAGagccaacaaacacaaatggaCAACACATTATGTAGGAGGAAACAAACTGGCAGTCTGTAACA AGTCCAATGTTCAGATCTCTGGAGCAGCCTCTGCGTATTTCCCAAAAGATCAGGACTGTCTGAGGACCAAGAGTGACATTCAGCTGGAGACTCAGGTCATAGAGACCTTTCTCCAGGAACTGAGGGAAAGCGGCATGACTGGTCCCTATTCACACGCCTGTCTAATCTGTGGATAA